A single Antechinus flavipes isolate AdamAnt ecotype Samford, QLD, Australia chromosome 5, AdamAnt_v2, whole genome shotgun sequence DNA region contains:
- the INHBC gene encoding inhibin beta C chain, with translation MASTLILGLLLLIPAAAGTEWGDNQCPACGMPGSDFEGQRELLLNLAKQSILDKLHLTQRPTLIHPVSRATLRTALRRLHNPQGRILSGTSLGGSEIGAEGQEYEIISFAETGYSIANKTVLDFRLSPDQIRTSLEVLQIRLGFFLQIPPNGTWSMHVKVLVPGLQDTNLNLTNQQQLEVYSSGWYQFLLGPEAQNAYSQGHLTLELEPKGWGAQSPVVLDKDAHQPFIIARVRTGEKHRLHRRGIECQDGSQMCCRQEFFVDFREIGWHDWIIQPEGYAMNFCTGQCPLHVAGMPGIAASFHTAVLNLLKANGAPGTAGGGSCCVPTARRPLSLLYYDRDSNIVKTDIPDMVVEACGCS, from the exons ATGGCTTCCACTCTGATCCTGGGTCTCCTGCTCCTGATTCCAGCTGCAGCAGGCACAGAATGGGGTGATAATCAATGTCCAGCATGTGGAATGCCCGGTTCAGATTTTGAGGGGCAACGGGAACTGCTGCTCAACTTGGCAAAGCAAAGTATCCTGGATAAATTGCACTTAACTCAGCGTCCAACATTGATCCACCCTGTGTCCAGAGCCACCCTGAGGACTGCACTCCGGCGCCTTCACAATCCCCAAGGAAGAATTCTGTCTGGTACCAGTTTAGGGGGTTCTGAGATTGGAGCTGAGGGACAGGAGTATGAGATCATCAGTTTTGCTGAGACAG GCTACTCTATTGCCAACAAGACGGTGTTGGATTTCCGACTCTCCCCAGATCAAATCAGAACTAGCTTGGAGGTCCTCCAAATCAGGTTGGGTTTCTTCTTGCAGATTCCTCCCAATGGCACATGGAGTATGCATGTGAAGGTCCTAGTACCTGGACTACAGGACACCAATCTCAATTTGACCAACCAGCAACAGCTAGAGGTGTATTCCAGTGGCTGGTACCAGTTCCTCCTGGGACCTGAAGCGCAGAATGCTTATAGTCAGGGACACTTAACCCTAGAATTGGAGCCCAAAGGCTGGGGCGCCCAGAGCCCAGTTGTCTTGGACAAGGATGCCCATCAGCCCTTTATCATAGCTCGGGTGAGAACTGGAGAAAAGCACCGACTCCATCGTCGAGGGATTGAGTGCCAAGATGGGTCTCAGATGTGTTGTCGACAAGAGTTCTTTGTCGACTTCCGGGAGATTGGCTGGCATGATTGGATCATTCAGCCTGAAGGTTATGCCATGAACTTCTGTACAGGGCAGTGCCCACTCCATGTGGCAGGTATGCCAGGAATTGCTGCCTCTTTCCACACTGCTGTGCTCAACTTGCTCAAGGCTAATGGGGCCCCAGGAACAGCAGGAGGAGGCTCCTGCTGTGTGCCTACTGCCCGCCGCCCTTTGTCCCTTCTCTACTATGACCGTGACAGCAACATTGTCAAGACTGACATCCCAGACATGGTGGTGGAGGCCTGTGGCTGCAGTTAA